A single genomic interval of Leptospira stimsonii harbors:
- a CDS encoding serine hydrolase domain-containing protein: MWLLLKRLSFSIGLVLFIICGCKGTSVRDSVNECSQPKADSFWKTSNAEESGFDSSKLCAILKESASEKSGFHSLLIERRGKIISEIYHDGEDKPLNLRYGLRLPFDGESSFDVNTLHDVRSVSKSVVSLLFGIALEKGLVDNIDSPVLTSFPEIEIPKEDRRHSITWRHLLTMSSGLDWEEWRSGFFFSDETRLYWKKNLVQFVFDREIKENPGTTFNYNGGGTSVLAEALSKKTGKSLKDLTGEWLFFPIGIKEFEWVEDNHGRGLAFGGLRLRPRDMLKIGRLILNKGVWEKKQIVPNNWIQDSLRPQISTNVTFFRKDESSMNYGYQWWIGETRLQDRVVPWKAALGNGGQLIYVIPDLDMVVVTTAGGYGSPKTILETGILLDQIIDAVNR; this comes from the coding sequence ATGTGGCTCTTGTTAAAACGACTTTCTTTCTCCATCGGATTAGTTCTATTTATTATTTGCGGATGCAAGGGCACATCGGTTCGAGATTCCGTAAATGAATGTTCGCAACCGAAGGCAGATTCTTTTTGGAAGACCTCGAATGCGGAGGAATCCGGCTTTGATTCGTCCAAACTTTGCGCGATACTCAAGGAATCAGCGTCTGAAAAAAGTGGATTCCATTCTCTTTTGATCGAACGCCGAGGAAAGATCATCTCTGAAATCTATCATGACGGCGAAGATAAACCTCTGAATCTTCGATATGGACTTCGTCTTCCGTTCGACGGAGAATCTTCTTTCGATGTAAATACGTTACACGATGTGAGATCGGTAAGTAAAAGTGTCGTCTCACTCCTGTTCGGAATCGCTTTGGAAAAAGGATTGGTCGACAATATAGATTCTCCTGTGCTTACTTCGTTTCCTGAAATTGAAATTCCAAAAGAGGATAGGAGACATTCGATCACTTGGAGACATCTACTCACGATGAGTAGCGGCTTGGATTGGGAGGAATGGAGATCCGGATTTTTTTTCAGCGATGAGACACGCTTGTATTGGAAGAAAAATCTTGTTCAATTCGTTTTTGATCGAGAGATCAAAGAGAATCCAGGAACAACTTTCAACTATAACGGCGGAGGTACGTCCGTTCTCGCCGAGGCGCTTTCGAAAAAAACCGGGAAGTCCTTGAAGGATCTAACTGGAGAATGGCTTTTTTTTCCGATCGGGATCAAAGAGTTTGAATGGGTCGAAGACAATCATGGACGAGGTCTTGCTTTCGGAGGTCTGCGCCTTAGACCGAGGGATATGCTAAAAATCGGAAGATTGATCTTAAACAAAGGTGTCTGGGAAAAAAAGCAGATCGTTCCTAATAATTGGATTCAAGATTCTCTTCGACCTCAGATTTCGACTAACGTTACTTTTTTCCGAAAGGACGAGAGTTCTATGAATTACGGGTATCAATGGTGGATCGGCGAAACACGTTTGCAGGATCGAGTGGTCCCTTGGAAAGCCGCGCTCGGAAACGGAGGCCAGCTGATCTATGTGATTCCGGATTTGGATATGGTCGTTGTAACGACAGCGGGCGGGTATGGTTCTCCGAAAACGATTCTTGAAACAGGAATTCTCTTGGATCAGATCATTGACGCCGTAAATCGATGA
- a CDS encoding PAS domain-containing sensor histidine kinase, whose translation MNEKLDLKTAAFSFLEKSSMLVCFASEKGEILYINRAGIDMLGLSQEQVLEKTIFDIHPKLYREKILTEVLPFAFEKGEWNGDLLLSSPNGSILVQETVRIEKNENGEFETLVLIAEDVLKSQSNSKSYRSGEILYSTLLSTVEEGILFVDSTGTILRTNQSFEKMLGLKTESIVGRSYYGSTWKTVYPDGNVRHMEESPIYYTLSTGLPVRREVLGFVKSDLQVLWAQVTTVPLFDPEVDRMMGVVVTISDITKEKENEDKLKQLSMVASQTGDAVLITDLDARILFVNPAFETITGYLSEEAVGQDPSLLKSGIHSAEFYEKMWREISNGETFRATIANRKKDGTLFYCEQTISPLRDTKGRILYYVSLLRDVSEKMEAFEKLRRSEENYRVLFENSIEGIFSSSLNGKVIQTNPAMTKITGYSKEELLNLDLEKDLYYHSDQRSFFMDMILRNSKIEGEVVQFKKKDGSKIYVEIYAVGNFDSEGNLKQIDGRMIDISAKVVAEEERSFYERKLRQSQKLEALGTLIASVAHEINNPLMCILGYSQILSLEMTDPAHAKFAEIISAEAKRLSALVNNLLDFSRKESDFFQKADLVRVVESTISLLENVFEKNYILVETEFELDLPLIEMREQLIRQVLINLLINSKDALNVKYPERNLNKKIIIRIESCVLDSTPYVKLMVEDSGQGIPPEILKQIYDPFFTTKREQGGTGLGIPISQGIVKEHDGFLTIQSAYKRYTICTILLPVLQKKNIESKTV comes from the coding sequence GTGAATGAAAAATTGGATCTTAAGACGGCGGCTTTCTCATTTTTGGAAAAAAGTTCGATGCTCGTTTGTTTCGCATCGGAAAAGGGAGAAATTCTCTACATAAACCGCGCCGGAATCGATATGCTCGGTCTTTCCCAAGAACAAGTCCTTGAAAAAACGATCTTCGATATTCATCCGAAACTTTATCGGGAAAAAATCCTAACGGAAGTCCTTCCGTTTGCTTTTGAAAAAGGAGAATGGAACGGAGATCTTCTACTTTCTTCGCCTAACGGGAGTATACTGGTTCAGGAAACCGTCCGCATCGAGAAAAATGAAAACGGCGAATTCGAAACCCTCGTCTTGATTGCGGAGGACGTTCTAAAATCCCAATCGAATTCCAAAAGTTATAGGTCCGGTGAAATCTTGTATTCTACCCTTTTATCCACAGTGGAAGAGGGGATCTTGTTCGTAGATAGCACGGGAACGATCTTGAGAACCAATCAGAGTTTCGAAAAGATGCTCGGATTAAAAACGGAATCAATCGTCGGTCGATCTTATTACGGTTCTACATGGAAGACGGTTTATCCTGACGGAAACGTCAGGCATATGGAAGAATCACCCATATATTACACCTTGAGCACGGGGCTTCCGGTTCGAAGAGAAGTATTAGGATTCGTAAAATCCGATCTTCAAGTTCTGTGGGCACAGGTTACGACGGTTCCATTGTTTGATCCGGAAGTCGATAGAATGATGGGCGTAGTCGTAACCATATCGGATATCACGAAGGAAAAGGAAAACGAGGACAAATTAAAACAACTTTCGATGGTCGCTTCTCAAACGGGAGACGCGGTTTTGATCACGGATTTGGATGCGAGAATTCTTTTTGTAAATCCTGCGTTTGAAACCATCACCGGATATCTTTCCGAAGAAGCAGTCGGTCAAGATCCTTCTTTGCTCAAATCCGGAATTCACTCGGCTGAATTTTACGAAAAGATGTGGCGCGAAATCTCCAACGGAGAAACGTTTCGAGCGACGATCGCCAATCGAAAAAAAGACGGGACTTTATTTTATTGCGAGCAAACGATCAGTCCGTTGCGCGATACAAAAGGAAGAATTTTATATTACGTTTCTCTTCTCAGAGACGTTTCCGAAAAAATGGAAGCCTTCGAAAAGCTCAGACGCAGTGAAGAAAACTATCGGGTTCTTTTCGAAAATTCGATCGAAGGGATCTTTTCGAGTTCGCTTAACGGAAAAGTAATCCAAACAAATCCGGCTATGACCAAAATCACCGGTTATTCAAAAGAAGAATTGTTGAATTTGGATCTGGAAAAGGATCTGTACTATCATTCGGATCAAAGATCGTTCTTTATGGATATGATTCTTCGTAATTCGAAAATCGAAGGGGAAGTCGTACAATTTAAGAAAAAGGACGGTTCCAAAATCTACGTTGAAATTTATGCGGTTGGGAATTTCGATTCCGAAGGAAATCTAAAACAGATCGACGGAAGAATGATCGATATCAGCGCGAAAGTTGTCGCAGAGGAAGAACGGAGCTTTTACGAAAGAAAACTCAGACAATCACAGAAACTTGAGGCGCTCGGAACTTTGATCGCGAGCGTAGCACACGAGATCAACAATCCTCTTATGTGTATATTAGGATATTCTCAAATTCTAAGTTTAGAAATGACCGACCCGGCTCATGCCAAGTTTGCGGAAATCATATCCGCTGAGGCGAAGCGCCTTTCCGCGCTCGTGAATAATCTTTTGGATTTTTCCAGAAAGGAGTCCGATTTTTTTCAAAAGGCCGACTTGGTTCGAGTAGTCGAATCGACAATCTCTCTTTTGGAAAACGTCTTCGAAAAAAATTATATCTTGGTGGAAACTGAATTCGAGCTGGACCTTCCTTTGATCGAAATGAGGGAACAATTGATTCGACAGGTTTTGATCAATCTTCTTATCAATTCCAAAGACGCGCTGAACGTCAAATATCCGGAACGAAACCTGAATAAGAAAATCATTATACGAATCGAGTCCTGCGTTTTGGATTCCACACCGTACGTAAAATTAATGGTCGAAGATTCCGGACAAGGAATTCCTCCCGAAATCTTAAAACAGATCTATGATCCCTTTTTCACAACGAAAAGAGAACAAGGCGGGACCGGGTTGGGGATTCCGATCAGCCAAGGAATCGTCAAAGAGCACGACGGATTTTTGACGATTCAATCAGCTTACAAACGTTATACGATTTGTACGATTCTTCTACCCGTTCTACAAAAAAAGAATATCGAATCGAAAACGGTTTGA
- the crcB gene encoding fluoride efflux transporter CrcB, whose protein sequence is MNLERTLVLIGIGGALGSVLRYLLQYWFGTIRSIQLPWGTLIANLLGSLLIGIIYAVSERFPDLNPEWRFFLASGFCGGFTTFSTFSFESFQMLKMGNYILFFAYISISVFGGIGLALAGFWIVK, encoded by the coding sequence ATGAATTTGGAAAGAACCCTTGTTTTAATCGGAATCGGTGGCGCCCTCGGGAGCGTATTACGCTATCTTTTACAATATTGGTTTGGGACAATTCGGAGCATTCAACTTCCCTGGGGAACTCTGATAGCGAATCTGTTAGGCTCCCTTTTGATCGGAATCATTTACGCGGTCTCCGAAAGATTTCCGGATCTGAATCCTGAATGGAGATTCTTTCTTGCATCGGGTTTTTGCGGAGGATTTACAACTTTTTCCACATTTTCTTTCGAAAGTTTCCAAATGTTAAAAATGGGAAACTATATTCTATTTTTCGCATATATTTCGATAAGCGTTTTCGGCGGGATTGGACTCGCGCTCGCTGGATTTTGGATCGTTAAGTGA
- a CDS encoding SET domain-containing protein has product MIEKRINKFGENGTFATKTIPKGTLLFSYSEWIEDEEFGWKVLTVEEAESLPDSEKEVFMKYGYDVDFGLVTGPTSGEYVINHSNFMNHSCDPNMWYDEDDNIVAKREILAGEELTIDYANFVVNFDQTFECGCGSANCRKFIRKDDWKLLINEYQMHFPKFIQKEIKKLYVKIPV; this is encoded by the coding sequence ATGATCGAGAAACGAATCAACAAATTCGGGGAGAACGGAACCTTCGCGACGAAGACCATCCCCAAAGGAACTCTGCTGTTCAGTTACAGCGAGTGGATCGAGGATGAAGAGTTCGGATGGAAAGTTCTTACGGTTGAAGAAGCCGAGTCACTCCCCGATTCCGAAAAGGAAGTCTTCATGAAATACGGATACGATGTGGATTTCGGATTAGTCACCGGGCCAACCAGCGGTGAATACGTTATCAACCATTCCAACTTCATGAATCATTCTTGTGATCCCAATATGTGGTATGACGAGGACGACAATATCGTAGCCAAGAGGGAAATTCTTGCCGGAGAGGAACTTACGATCGATTACGCGAATTTCGTAGTCAACTTCGACCAGACCTTCGAGTGCGGTTGTGGATCGGCAAACTGCAGAAAATTTATCCGAAAAGACGATTGGAAGCTCCTGATCAACGAGTATCAGATGCACTTTCCAAAATTCATCCAAAAAGAAATCAAAAAGCTATACGTCAAAATTCCAGTGTAG
- the purD gene encoding phosphoribosylamine--glycine ligase, producing the protein MQDKLKVLLIGSGGRESAIAFHLRKSPLLSELKIFPGNGGFPDQEILPPNSFNVLSKESVQSFLKQNPFDFIVVGPEDPLVAGFADWTAELKIPTFGPDSYCAQVEGSKDFAKSLMMEAKVPTAEYATFTEYSSSLNYLESKKIPIVIKADGLAAGKGVTVATTKEMAINALKEIFQDKKFGESGNQVVIEEFMDGQEASIFAVSDGDSYFLLPAAQDHKRAYDGDQGPNTGGMGAYCPAPVVTDSILEKVKETVFDRMFEVFRKKGHPYRGLLYAGLMISSDGEPRVVEFNCRFGDPETQCVLAMLDGDLLELLYTASTGKIQGIQASVKKGAATVVVLAAKGYPDSYEKNIPLNLPETLGQNTYLFHAGTLKKDGKVFSSGGRILGVVAYGSDLKSSVSQAYSFLENIQAPKTFYRKDIGHRAL; encoded by the coding sequence TTGCAGGATAAGTTGAAAGTTCTTTTGATCGGTTCGGGTGGAAGAGAAAGTGCGATCGCCTTCCATCTCCGTAAATCGCCTTTGTTAAGCGAATTGAAGATATTTCCCGGAAACGGCGGATTCCCTGATCAAGAGATTCTCCCTCCGAATTCGTTTAACGTTTTATCGAAAGAATCGGTTCAGTCATTTTTAAAACAAAATCCTTTCGATTTTATCGTAGTAGGACCGGAAGATCCTCTCGTAGCCGGCTTTGCGGACTGGACTGCGGAGCTTAAAATTCCTACCTTCGGACCGGATTCTTACTGCGCACAGGTCGAAGGTTCGAAAGACTTCGCAAAATCCTTAATGATGGAAGCAAAGGTTCCTACGGCGGAGTATGCAACATTTACTGAATATTCTAGTTCTCTAAACTACCTGGAATCTAAGAAGATTCCGATCGTAATCAAAGCGGACGGGCTCGCCGCCGGCAAAGGTGTTACAGTCGCGACTACGAAAGAAATGGCGATCAACGCTCTCAAGGAAATCTTTCAAGACAAAAAATTCGGAGAAAGCGGAAACCAAGTCGTCATCGAAGAGTTTATGGACGGACAAGAAGCGTCCATCTTTGCGGTGTCAGACGGAGATTCTTACTTTCTATTACCCGCCGCGCAGGATCACAAAAGAGCCTATGATGGAGATCAAGGACCGAATACGGGCGGCATGGGAGCCTATTGCCCGGCTCCGGTCGTAACCGATTCTATATTAGAAAAAGTGAAAGAAACAGTCTTTGATAGAATGTTTGAAGTATTTCGCAAAAAAGGACATCCATATCGAGGACTTCTTTATGCGGGACTTATGATATCATCCGATGGAGAACCTCGTGTCGTAGAGTTCAACTGTAGATTCGGAGACCCCGAAACACAATGCGTTCTCGCGATGCTGGATGGAGATCTATTAGAACTTCTTTATACGGCTTCCACAGGTAAAATCCAGGGAATCCAAGCTTCGGTAAAAAAAGGAGCCGCTACTGTAGTAGTACTCGCCGCAAAAGGTTATCCTGATTCTTACGAAAAAAATATTCCCTTAAATCTACCGGAAACTCTTGGTCAAAACACTTATCTTTTTCACGCGGGAACTCTAAAAAAAGATGGAAAAGTTTTTTCATCCGGGGGAAGAATTCTCGGAGTAGTGGCCTATGGATCCGATCTAAAGAGCTCGGTATCTCAAGCTTATTCCTTCCTGGAAAATATCCAGGCTCCCAAAACGTTTTATAGAAAAGACATCGGACACAGAGCCCTTTAA
- a CDS encoding DUF2179 domain-containing protein: MELSFPSPGNPIFDYILLPCFIFLSRVTDVSIGTIRVILLTREKKAIAASLGFLEVLLWVIVITQVIKNLNNVFCYLAYAGGFATGTYIGMILEEKLAIGFSLLRIISPRNGGAIAGKLSDAGYRVTTMDGQGSRGPVKIVFTVLKRKKIRKAMAIVKEVEPDVFYSIENARSTNTAVSEDSPGLLRRGILERILKVRK, translated from the coding sequence ATGGAACTAAGCTTTCCTTCTCCCGGAAATCCGATCTTTGATTACATTCTTCTCCCTTGTTTTATTTTTCTTTCCAGAGTGACCGACGTATCGATCGGAACCATCCGGGTCATTCTTCTCACTCGTGAAAAAAAAGCGATCGCGGCTTCTCTCGGATTCTTAGAAGTCCTTCTTTGGGTCATCGTGATCACGCAGGTCATCAAAAATCTAAACAACGTCTTCTGTTATCTCGCCTACGCCGGAGGATTCGCGACCGGTACATACATAGGAATGATCTTGGAAGAAAAACTGGCCATAGGTTTTTCCCTTCTTCGAATCATTTCCCCAAGAAACGGCGGAGCGATCGCTGGAAAACTTTCGGACGCGGGTTATCGTGTCACGACCATGGACGGACAAGGAAGCAGAGGACCGGTGAAGATCGTCTTTACGGTTTTAAAAAGAAAGAAAATTCGGAAGGCTATGGCGATCGTAAAAGAAGTGGAACCCGACGTTTTCTATTCGATAGAAAACGCAAGGAGCACCAACACTGCGGTTTCGGAAGATTCTCCAGGACTTCTCAGAAGAGGGATCCTGGAGCGAATCTTAAAGGTCAGAAAATAG
- the msrA gene encoding peptide-methionine (S)-S-oxide reductase MsrA, producing MLYSKILIVFFLSLFLSPLHAGPKTEKATFAGGCFWCMEGPFESLSGVISVTSGYAGGKEVNPTYEDVGYGRTGHRESVQIEFDPSKIRYSDLLKVFWKQINPTDNGGQFADRGNQYRTGIFFHNDAQKKAAEESKKELEKSGKFSAPIVVEILPFTSFYPAEGYHQNYYKTNPEHYKSYRKGSGREAYLENLWGKK from the coding sequence ATGCTCTACTCGAAAATTCTTATCGTTTTCTTTCTCTCTCTGTTTCTTTCTCCTTTGCACGCAGGTCCGAAAACCGAGAAGGCTACGTTCGCGGGCGGTTGTTTTTGGTGTATGGAAGGACCGTTCGAATCCTTATCCGGCGTGATCTCGGTTACTTCGGGTTATGCGGGAGGAAAAGAAGTCAATCCAACATACGAAGACGTCGGCTACGGAAGAACAGGTCACAGAGAATCGGTTCAAATCGAATTCGATCCTTCTAAAATTCGTTACTCCGATCTTTTAAAAGTTTTCTGGAAACAAATCAATCCGACGGATAACGGAGGTCAGTTCGCGGACAGAGGCAATCAATATCGAACCGGAATCTTTTTTCATAACGACGCTCAAAAAAAGGCGGCGGAAGAATCCAAAAAAGAGCTGGAGAAGTCCGGTAAATTTTCCGCACCGATCGTTGTAGAAATTTTACCGTTTACATCCTTTTATCCGGCGGAAGGATATCATCAGAATTATTATAAAACCAATCCGGAACATTATAAATCCTATCGAAAGGGTTCCGGAAGAGAAGCTTATCTGGAAAATCTCTGGGGTAAAAAATAA
- the prfB gene encoding peptide chain release factor 2, with protein sequence MEVKSVKELKRVSKELQENFQNRWKLLNLEQDKDRLKALSEKAEDPDLWNNPEEARIVSQKKNELEKKLTPWFSIQQDILDFPDLVDMTLDEKGENGVSELSSEYQRLQEKFEELELLGALKNPEDIKSAFINIHPGAGGTESQDWAEMLLRMYMRFFEKKGYQYSLVDIQAGDGAGIKNATIHVVGDWAFGFLKGENGVHRLVRISPFDANKRRHTSFVSVHVSPEIDDDIDIKIEEKDIRVDVYRSSGAGGQHVNTTDSAVRITHMPSGIVVACQNERSQIKNRDTAFKMLKARLYEMEQEKAKEELEKKSGEKKDISWGSQIRSYVFHPYNLVKDHRTDHETGNVAAVMDGEIEPFILAYLKTL encoded by the coding sequence ATGGAAGTAAAATCAGTAAAAGAACTCAAGAGAGTTTCCAAAGAATTACAGGAAAATTTTCAGAATCGCTGGAAACTCCTAAATCTGGAACAGGACAAGGACCGCCTAAAAGCTCTTAGCGAGAAAGCCGAAGATCCGGACCTCTGGAACAATCCCGAGGAAGCAAGAATCGTAAGCCAGAAAAAGAACGAGCTGGAAAAAAAACTCACTCCCTGGTTTTCGATCCAGCAGGATATATTAGATTTTCCTGATTTAGTAGATATGACCCTGGATGAAAAAGGGGAAAACGGAGTAAGCGAACTTTCCTCGGAATACCAAAGGTTACAGGAAAAATTCGAAGAACTCGAATTGCTCGGAGCGCTAAAAAATCCGGAAGATATAAAATCCGCCTTCATCAACATTCATCCTGGAGCCGGTGGAACCGAAAGTCAGGACTGGGCTGAGATGCTTTTGAGAATGTATATGAGATTCTTCGAAAAGAAAGGATATCAGTATTCTTTGGTGGATATTCAAGCCGGCGACGGAGCGGGAATCAAGAACGCAACGATACACGTAGTCGGAGATTGGGCCTTCGGATTCTTAAAAGGTGAAAACGGAGTTCATCGGTTGGTGAGAATTTCACCGTTCGATGCGAATAAAAGAAGACATACATCCTTCGTCTCGGTTCACGTAAGTCCCGAGATAGACGACGACATCGATATCAAGATCGAAGAGAAAGACATACGAGTGGACGTTTATCGTTCCTCCGGTGCCGGTGGTCAGCACGTCAACACGACCGACTCCGCGGTTCGGATCACTCACATGCCTTCCGGGATCGTGGTCGCATGTCAGAACGAAAGATCGCAGATCAAAAACAGAGACACGGCTTTTAAGATGTTAAAGGCAAGACTCTACGAGATGGAACAAGAAAAAGCAAAAGAAGAATTGGAAAAGAAGTCAGGAGAAAAGAAAGATATTTCCTGGGGTTCGCAAATTCGAAGTTATGTGTTCCATCCTTACAATCTTGTAAAAGATCATAGAACGGATCACGAAACCGGAAACGTCGCCGCGGTAATGGACGGAGAAATAGAACCTTTCATCTTAGCCTATTTAAAAACACTGTAA
- a CDS encoding class I SAM-dependent methyltransferase codes for MTPKKRPGPEEAPDTLAHLYLNPKNSSWANFGFWKDTEDYPTACKTLALLLGEKAELKPEQEVLDLGFGCGDQFFVWKEKFSLPFSHLTGINPSEVQVEFAKNRFRSIKEDSPKLICAPFENAITAFPEESFDRILCLDSAYFFQDRIRFCEEAFRVLRPKGRLVSIELILRDEPLGFLDSLFRSWVCKLSGIPSRNRVTPNSLSLILKRTGFKTEGFTFLEENVFRGFSKFLSEKTRAGQNEIPEKIAKKYESFGKFLGGERMKRYFQFVLYSAEKA; via the coding sequence ATGACTCCCAAAAAACGACCCGGGCCGGAAGAAGCTCCGGACACGTTGGCTCATCTATATCTCAATCCTAAGAATTCTTCTTGGGCAAATTTCGGTTTTTGGAAAGACACAGAAGACTATCCGACCGCATGCAAAACGTTAGCCTTGCTTTTAGGAGAGAAGGCCGAATTAAAACCGGAACAAGAAGTATTGGATCTCGGGTTCGGGTGTGGAGATCAGTTCTTTGTATGGAAGGAAAAATTCTCACTTCCATTTTCTCATCTTACGGGAATCAATCCATCGGAAGTCCAAGTTGAATTTGCTAAGAATCGATTCCGCTCGATAAAAGAGGATTCTCCGAAGTTGATCTGCGCACCTTTCGAAAATGCAATCACCGCTTTTCCGGAGGAAAGTTTTGATCGAATTCTCTGCCTGGACAGCGCCTACTTTTTTCAGGATCGAATCCGATTCTGCGAAGAAGCTTTCCGAGTTCTTAGACCGAAGGGACGTCTGGTTTCCATAGAGTTGATTCTCAGAGACGAGCCACTCGGGTTCCTGGACTCCTTGTTTCGGAGCTGGGTATGTAAGCTCAGCGGAATCCCTTCGAGAAATCGGGTGACTCCGAACTCCCTCTCTCTCATCCTCAAACGAACCGGATTTAAAACGGAAGGTTTTACGTTTTTAGAAGAAAACGTCTTTCGAGGTTTTTCAAAATTCTTGAGTGAAAAAACAAGAGCCGGTCAAAACGAAATCCCGGAAAAAATCGCGAAGAAGTACGAAAGCTTCGGAAAATTCTTAGGTGGGGAAAGAATGAAACGTTATTTCCAATTCGTTCTTTATTCCGCGGAAAAAGCCTAA
- a CDS encoding NAD(P)-binding protein → MKIAILGSGIAGLSACWYLSKEHEVVLMERHSLPGMDAHGTDVALKDRIFRFDVPFRAFKQNYYPCLIEMYQEAGIEFRPVDYSFSLSERDGTTYFQFATFGLGGNFYPFVSPVCFKNGESRRIFSDTIRFYRESADQWATLKGEQLTISGFLQKFGYSKEFEDKYLVPMFATINTCTLKSAKNYPAEAVISYHAQGLKFLRFLTASHGTRDITTRLSVGAKEVRLKSNPRKIELNGKKVFVNFEEGKEEFDRVIVATPANQAIGLLPDEMSREKELLASFRYEESEILMHTDSSFMPNKKRHWAPLCFTLSPETDKPSATIRLNKVLPEIGKEEIFQTWNPLEEPKAGTLISRSRFERPVIDIKNQKTIEELKRLQEQPGRKVWFCGSYARYGIPLLEAGVSTSLDVKRWVNDSMRS, encoded by the coding sequence ATGAAAATCGCAATCTTAGGAAGTGGAATCGCGGGACTCAGCGCTTGCTGGTATTTGAGCAAGGAACACGAAGTGGTTCTTATGGAACGTCATTCTCTTCCCGGAATGGACGCGCATGGAACCGATGTGGCTCTCAAGGACAGGATCTTTCGGTTCGATGTTCCTTTTAGAGCGTTCAAACAAAATTACTATCCTTGTCTGATCGAAATGTATCAGGAAGCCGGAATCGAATTTAGACCCGTGGATTATTCTTTTTCGTTAAGCGAAAGAGACGGAACCACATACTTTCAATTCGCGACCTTCGGACTCGGGGGAAATTTTTATCCCTTCGTTTCTCCCGTTTGTTTTAAGAATGGAGAATCCAGGAGAATTTTTTCCGATACGATCCGGTTTTATAGAGAATCCGCGGATCAGTGGGCGACTCTGAAAGGAGAACAACTTACGATTTCCGGATTCTTACAAAAGTTCGGTTATTCGAAAGAATTCGAAGATAAGTATTTGGTTCCGATGTTCGCAACGATCAACACTTGCACCCTCAAGAGTGCGAAAAATTATCCTGCGGAAGCGGTGATCAGTTATCACGCGCAGGGTTTGAAGTTTCTTCGGTTTTTAACCGCGAGTCACGGAACCAGGGACATCACGACTCGTCTTTCGGTGGGAGCGAAGGAAGTCCGTTTGAAATCGAATCCAAGAAAGATCGAACTCAACGGAAAGAAAGTTTTCGTGAACTTCGAAGAAGGAAAAGAAGAATTCGATCGAGTGATCGTCGCCACTCCGGCAAACCAAGCGATCGGACTTCTTCCGGACGAGATGAGCCGCGAAAAAGAACTTCTCGCTTCCTTTCGCTACGAAGAATCCGAAATTCTCATGCATACGGATTCTTCCTTTATGCCCAATAAAAAAAGACACTGGGCTCCTCTTTGTTTTACACTGTCTCCTGAAACGGACAAACCTTCTGCGACGATTCGCCTCAACAAGGTGCTTCCGGAAATCGGAAAGGAAGAAATCTTTCAGACTTGGAATCCCTTGGAGGAACCGAAGGCCGGGACTTTGATTTCCCGTTCCCGCTTTGAAAGACCCGTGATCGATATCAAAAATCAAAAAACGATCGAAGAACTCAAACGCCTCCAGGAACAGCCGGGAAGAAAGGTCTGGTTCTGCGGATCGTATGCGAGATATGGAATCCCTCTTTTGGAAGCGGGCGTTTCAACTTCCTTGGACGTAAAACGTTGGGTCAACGACTCGATGCGTTCTTAA